Genomic DNA from Paenibacillus sp. MBLB1832:
GGAGCGTCTGGAGCGAGTGAGGGATGCCGTCAGGATGTTTCGTGCGAGCGGTCTTGACGTCTGGTGCTGGACGCATGAAGTATCCAAGCCCCCGGAGGTGTGCATTGGACGAGACGGACGTCTGCAACTCGAGCATCCGGCATTATGGGCCTATCTCGAGCAGAAATATGAGGAAGTGCTTGTCGAGCTGCTTCCTGGTCTTCGCGGGCTCGTGCTGACGTTCGCCGAAACCCAATTCGAAGTGTATAAGGAGCATAAGGTCAGCTCGCTGTACACGGGAGAAGATGCTCGTGAATACAAGACGGGCAAATTGGTGGACGCTCTGAACGGGATCTGCCGCAAGCACGGGGTGCGGTTGGCGATTCGAGATTTCGTGTATCGGCAGCCGGAGATCGACTCGATGCTGAAGGCGATCGCGGCAGCAGATGACGAAGTGGAGGTCATGAGTAAGTGCGTTCCGCACGACTGGCAGCCTTATTATCCTGATAATCCAGTCATCGGACGGACCGGTCGGAAACGGCAGTGGGTTGAATTCGATCTGGGTCACGAGTACGAGATGCAGACCGCGCTTCCATTCGCCGAGCCGGACTTGCTCTGGCGGCGTATTCGCGATGCGAGGACGGCGGGGGTTGAAACCTTCTGTCTCCGGTTGGACCGCTATGACGGCAATGTCGGCAGCAGCGCCATTTATAAGCCTTGGGGCCGCCTCGAGCTGCTGGTGTTCTCGCAATGTGCCGCACGGCCTGGTATCAGCTGGCGGGAAATCGTGGCCGAGTGGGAGGCGACGCAGTTCCCCGGCGCCGGCGAAGTCGTCATGCTGGCCACGGAGGTCATCCGTCGTATGCTGTTCCCACAGAAGCTATGGTTGGCCAATCATTCGAACCTGCCATCCTTCAATTATGCGCAAGATCATCTGAAAGGCGGAAATGCGGACCGGCTGCCGATATGGACAGGTTCTGCTGTCGATGCTCTGGCGGAGACATTCTGCGATCGACCGAATAGGCAGTGGTATGATTTCTTATGTGCGGAAACGGAGAAGAATGCGGTTCTTCTGCAGAGAATTGATGCGATCATGAAGGTACGTCCTGCGGCTTGTCAAGCGAGCGACGAGCAGGCCTGGCAGGACGGCATCTCCGCTCTTCATGCTTGGGAGGAGCTGTTCCGACTGTACCAACAGGCGTACTTCGGCATTCGATTGTTAGAGAATGAGCCTGGCGCTATTACCGTCAGCGCTATTACTGAAGCGATCGACCGGCTGGAGGAGGCATGCGGACGCTTTAGGGAGAACCATCCCGACTTTATGCTGACGGGCGCACCGGCTTGGGAGATGCATGGGCTTGTCATTCGGAGCTTGCGAGACCGATTGTAGGAAGCAGGAAACGATGGAGAGAGGCGATGTGGCATGGGAGAGGAAAAGCTGAATAATCGATTTCGGGAGCGACTTGGCCTATCGACCATTACCTTTAAGGATTATAGCCTGCAAGATGCGCTTACTGCTGCTGTTGAGCTAGGCCTGTCGGTTGTGGAAGTGGGCGCTCTGCCAGGTTTTTGTCCGCATATGGACTGGAAGAACGCAACGCTCGAGGAAGAGCTGGAGATCGTGAGGCTGCTCCTTTCTACTCCTCTCCGGCTCCAAGGGTTTAACGTAAAGGGTGATTTCAACGATCCAAAGATACAGCCAGAGCTTGTCTTACTTGACGCACGCCGTGCATTGCGCATGGCGGCAGCCGCTGGAGCCGATGCGGTCTGCTTCGGCGGAGGTGTGAAAGCGGAGGCATCGCTTGTTCCCGGGCTCATTCGCCAAGTGGCGCCATATTATCGCACGCTGGCGAGGGAAGCGGAAAGCCTCGGCCTAGCCGCCGTTATTGAAGCGCCCCATCGCGGCGGGCTGCTTCGCACGACGCAGAACGCGATGGACCTGATCGAGGCGATCGATCATCCGAACGCCTATCTCGTCTTCGATTGCGCGCACCATCATGCGTCCGGCATCGCACTTGACGAAGCCATTCGAATCGTCGGGGATCGCATTCGATTCGTTCATCTGCGGGATCGCTTAGGGGGAAGCAACTGCTACCCGCTTGGGAGCGGGGAGATCGATTTCGCGCAAGTCATCCGCATGCTGGAGCAAGTCGGCTATAGCGGAGACTACGGCTTCGAATTTCCGGTCGACGGCAAGTCGTTGGAGGAGCTTTCTCAGCTCGTGCGGCAATCCATCGACTTTATGGAGAATGGTTGTGTACTCAGTTAATCACAAAGATGCTCCGGATGTATGAAAAGAAGTGCTGCATGCGGCTATGAGAGAAACTAACGACAAAAGGCTATATTTGCATTATTTAATTCAGGTGAAAAAACTGCATATGATCGTACCATAATCTCATCGACATTATCTACAACTGAAAGAGGAGCGTTAAATGATGGGTAAAAAGCTAAATGTGGCAATTGTCGGTCTTGGCTTTGGTGCGGAGTTTATACCGATTTATCATGCACACCCGGACACGAACATGTATGCCATTTGTCAACGTTCTGAGGATAAGTTGAACCAAATCGGGGATCACTTCGGAATTGAGAAACGGTATACGGACTTCGACGAAATGCTCAAGGACCCCAATATTGATGCAGTGCATATCAATTCTCCGATCCATTTGCATGCTGAGCAGAGCATTAAAGCGATGGAGGCTGGCAAGCATGTGGCCTGCACGGTGCCTATGGCAACGACCGTGGATGAATGCAGGCGTATTTTGGAAGCATGGCGCAAGTCGGATAAGAAGTACATGATGATGGAGACCGCCGTATACACGCGGGAGTATCTGTATGTCCGAGAGCTACGGGATAGCGGACGCTTGGGACGTATTCAGTTTCTACGCGGGGCACATCAGCAGGAAATGGCCGGTTGGCCAGGCTACTGGGAGGGGCTTCCGCCGATGCACTACGCGACGCACAGTGTTGGTCCCTGTCTGGCGCTGGCGGGTAAGCTGGCGGAGTATGTGTCCTGCTTTGGATCTGGCCGAATCGATGAGAATTTGATTCCGAAATACGGTTCGCCTTTCGCGATCGAGACTGCGCATATCAAGCTCTTGGACTCAGATCTTTCAGCAGAGGTGACCCGCTCTCTCTTTAATACGGCTAGAGAATACATGGAGAGCTTCGATGTGTACGGAAGCCTGATGAGCTACGAGTGGACCCGCATCGAACATGAGGATTCTATTGTGCATACAGGAGAAAAGGTGGAGCGAGTCAAGATTCCCGACTTTGCGCACCTACTGCCGGAAAGCATTCGCAAATATACGACGCAGGGTGTGTATGACGGCGAGAGCAGTAACCACCTATCGTTCACACAGGGCAGCGGACACGGAGGTTCGCATCCGCATTTGGTCCACGAATTTGTACGAGCTATCGTTGAGGACCGCGAGCCGTTTCCAAATGCGGTGCAGTCGGCGAATTGGACCTGCGTTGGCATTGTCGCCCATGAATCCGCCCTTAAGGGCGGAGAGTTAATACAATTGCCAAAATT
This window encodes:
- a CDS encoding sugar phosphate isomerase/epimerase family protein produces the protein MGEEKLNNRFRERLGLSTITFKDYSLQDALTAAVELGLSVVEVGALPGFCPHMDWKNATLEEELEIVRLLLSTPLRLQGFNVKGDFNDPKIQPELVLLDARRALRMAAAAGADAVCFGGGVKAEASLVPGLIRQVAPYYRTLAREAESLGLAAVIEAPHRGGLLRTTQNAMDLIEAIDHPNAYLVFDCAHHHASGIALDEAIRIVGDRIRFVHLRDRLGGSNCYPLGSGEIDFAQVIRMLEQVGYSGDYGFEFPVDGKSLEELSQLVRQSIDFMENGCVLS
- a CDS encoding HAD family hydrolase, which gives rise to METMIDKKANQEFDIHWLPLTLDGKYLQDVAKLAEAYGVSAVHLSHRLVHHADEVRHDEERLERVRDAVRMFRASGLDVWCWTHEVSKPPEVCIGRDGRLQLEHPALWAYLEQKYEEVLVELLPGLRGLVLTFAETQFEVYKEHKVSSLYTGEDAREYKTGKLVDALNGICRKHGVRLAIRDFVYRQPEIDSMLKAIAAADDEVEVMSKCVPHDWQPYYPDNPVIGRTGRKRQWVEFDLGHEYEMQTALPFAEPDLLWRRIRDARTAGVETFCLRLDRYDGNVGSSAIYKPWGRLELLVFSQCAARPGISWREIVAEWEATQFPGAGEVVMLATEVIRRMLFPQKLWLANHSNLPSFNYAQDHLKGGNADRLPIWTGSAVDALAETFCDRPNRQWYDFLCAETEKNAVLLQRIDAIMKVRPAACQASDEQAWQDGISALHAWEELFRLYQQAYFGIRLLENEPGAITVSAITEAIDRLEEACGRFRENHPDFMLTGAPAWEMHGLVIRSLRDRL
- a CDS encoding Gfo/Idh/MocA family protein produces the protein MGKKLNVAIVGLGFGAEFIPIYHAHPDTNMYAICQRSEDKLNQIGDHFGIEKRYTDFDEMLKDPNIDAVHINSPIHLHAEQSIKAMEAGKHVACTVPMATTVDECRRILEAWRKSDKKYMMMETAVYTREYLYVRELRDSGRLGRIQFLRGAHQQEMAGWPGYWEGLPPMHYATHSVGPCLALAGKLAEYVSCFGSGRIDENLIPKYGSPFAIETAHIKLLDSDLSAEVTRSLFNTAREYMESFDVYGSLMSYEWTRIEHEDSIVHTGEKVERVKIPDFAHLLPESIRKYTTQGVYDGESSNHLSFTQGSGHGGSHPHLVHEFVRAIVEDREPFPNAVQSANWTCVGIVAHESALKGGELIQLPKF